A single genomic interval of Caballeronia sp. NK8 harbors:
- a CDS encoding response regulator yields the protein MLIRHSLTSRMTVFIVVVCVLLIGTDVWRSVAARRVQMDEMTSATSNLARAMAQHANDTFKEADTTLIGMVERVEEDGTSPEALARIHRSLVTRVQQLPQLNGLFIYDKDGAWLVNSQPRLDSRFNNSDREYFEYHRTHTDQNSHIGPPVKSRSTGKWIVPVSRRIDAPDGSFAGVALATIDIEFFSRFYDSLDLGQSGAAVLVLNSGVMVVRRPFEDRFVGKNVIDTALYRAHLENDGSGVFTTRSSQDHVTRLNSLRELQDYPLFVAAALSRDEILAPWWRDTVWHACVSIVLALVLAMFGSTLVRQVNARIRIRQELVRSLATTQTVLDTAISPIITVDERGAIRSFNSAGERVFGYKAKEVIGQNIRMLVPPHHLDTYNEYIMQFKGPTGVATADCELAGQRKDGTSFPAHVSTGAMRLDGALHFVSVITDISRQRKERSELADARDQLLLAAEIAELGIWSWDIATGKLHWNARMFEIYQYPPELLDNGLHFEHWRLRVHPDDHDSIMADVRAAAAGETETLPPFRIVLPDGTTRRIQSGLRTQRNADGVPVVMTGVNYDVTDQYQLEFHLRDAKEQADAASAAKSSFLANMSHEIRTPMNAVLGMLHLVQLTSLDNRQQDYVSKAETAAKSLLNLLNDILDYSKIEAGKLQLDIHPFEPEKLMEELGIVLSGNQGAKDVEVLFDLDPSLPSVLVGDGFRLQQVLINLAGNALKFTSAGQIVMSVHRLESSHDATGASMRVRIAVSDSGIGISEEQLERIFEGFTQAEASTSRRYGGSGLGLVISKRLVAMMGGQLEVESRLGEGSRFWFDITLGVEASGALSHDERATLHGGARILIADDNAIAGEILSRTVRSLGWQADLVTSGSDAVERIGAAARRGAPYDIALLDWRMPGLDGLSTAKQIRAMDVKTAPPLVLLVTAFGREVLREAQDDGAAPFAGFLTKPVTPKQLVAAIRAALPGDIEAAQLQTMPPSVKAQRLQGLALLVVEDNELNRQVAEGLLLAEGAHVSLAQSGREGVDRIVADDTRFDAVLMDVQMPDLDGLEATRLIRADGRFAALPIIAMTANASSSDREACLQAGMNDHVGKPIDVERLVTVLRAQAGHTPTEPHTQDAHAESIIEPRDSIVARFGGNIDLIRNAADGFGAQADMQLTRLATALAAGDAQGAASMLHAIKGSAGTIGAAALAKLAATLENETHMLDTTRANLPQMRRLLASSVAQLVDEFGRPQASTESEQSAPPLEDEDWRAHLTAIIELLDASNLQAIALSEKLSPHAPNGYREDFADFLTRVRALDFAHASRMAREMLEQA from the coding sequence GTGCTCATTCGCCATTCGCTCACTTCAAGGATGACGGTGTTCATCGTCGTCGTCTGCGTGCTTCTGATCGGCACCGACGTGTGGCGCAGCGTCGCCGCGCGCCGCGTGCAGATGGACGAGATGACGTCGGCGACTTCGAACCTCGCGCGCGCGATGGCGCAGCACGCGAACGACACCTTCAAGGAAGCCGACACGACGCTCATCGGCATGGTGGAACGCGTGGAGGAAGACGGCACGTCGCCCGAAGCGCTCGCGCGCATTCATCGTTCTCTGGTCACGCGTGTGCAGCAGTTGCCGCAATTGAACGGCCTCTTCATCTACGACAAAGACGGCGCGTGGCTCGTCAACTCGCAGCCCCGGCTCGACTCGCGCTTCAACAACTCCGACCGCGAATACTTCGAGTATCACCGCACCCACACCGATCAGAATTCGCATATCGGCCCGCCCGTGAAGAGCCGCTCGACGGGCAAGTGGATCGTGCCGGTATCGCGCCGTATCGATGCGCCCGACGGCAGTTTCGCGGGCGTCGCGCTCGCGACCATCGACATCGAGTTCTTCTCGCGTTTCTATGACAGCCTCGACCTCGGGCAATCGGGCGCGGCCGTGCTCGTGCTGAATTCAGGCGTGATGGTCGTGCGCCGCCCGTTCGAGGACCGCTTCGTCGGCAAGAACGTAATCGATACCGCGCTGTATCGCGCGCATCTCGAAAACGACGGTTCGGGCGTGTTCACGACGCGCTCGTCGCAAGATCATGTCACGCGCCTCAACAGCCTGCGCGAATTGCAGGACTATCCGCTGTTCGTGGCCGCGGCGCTTTCACGCGATGAAATCCTCGCGCCCTGGTGGCGGGACACGGTCTGGCACGCCTGCGTGTCGATCGTGCTCGCGCTCGTGCTGGCGATGTTCGGCTCGACCCTCGTGCGACAGGTCAACGCGCGTATCCGCATCAGGCAGGAACTCGTCCGCAGCCTCGCGACCACCCAGACCGTGCTCGACACCGCCATCAGCCCGATCATCACCGTGGACGAGCGCGGCGCAATCCGCTCGTTCAACTCGGCGGGCGAAAGGGTGTTCGGCTACAAGGCGAAGGAGGTCATCGGACAGAACATCCGCATGCTGGTGCCGCCCCATCATCTGGATACGTATAACGAATACATCATGCAATTCAAGGGTCCAACAGGCGTCGCGACCGCTGATTGCGAACTCGCGGGACAGCGCAAGGACGGCACCTCGTTTCCGGCGCACGTCTCGACGGGCGCGATGCGGCTGGATGGCGCTTTGCATTTTGTATCGGTAATTACGGATATCTCGAGGCAGAGAAAGGAACGCAGCGAGCTTGCCGACGCGCGCGATCAGTTGTTGCTGGCCGCAGAAATCGCCGAACTGGGCATCTGGTCGTGGGATATCGCCACGGGCAAGCTGCACTGGAACGCGCGCATGTTCGAGATCTATCAGTACCCGCCGGAATTGCTCGACAACGGTCTGCACTTCGAGCACTGGCGCTTGCGGGTTCATCCCGACGATCACGACAGCATCATGGCCGACGTGCGCGCCGCCGCTGCGGGAGAAACCGAGACGCTGCCGCCGTTTCGCATCGTACTTCCGGACGGCACGACGCGGCGCATCCAGAGCGGCCTGCGCACGCAGCGCAACGCGGACGGCGTGCCCGTCGTGATGACGGGCGTGAACTACGACGTCACCGATCAATATCAGCTGGAATTCCATCTGCGCGACGCGAAGGAACAGGCCGACGCGGCGAGCGCGGCCAAATCCTCGTTCCTCGCGAACATGAGTCACGAAATCCGCACACCGATGAACGCCGTGCTCGGCATGCTGCATCTCGTGCAACTGACCTCGCTCGACAACCGCCAGCAGGACTACGTCAGCAAGGCCGAAACTGCCGCCAAATCGCTGCTGAATCTGCTCAACGACATCCTCGACTATTCGAAGATCGAAGCCGGCAAGCTGCAACTCGATATCCATCCGTTCGAGCCTGAAAAGCTGATGGAAGAACTGGGCATCGTGCTGTCGGGCAATCAGGGCGCAAAAGACGTCGAAGTGCTGTTCGATCTCGATCCGAGCTTGCCTTCCGTGCTCGTCGGCGACGGCTTCCGGCTTCAGCAGGTGCTCATCAACCTCGCGGGCAACGCGCTCAAGTTCACGTCGGCGGGGCAGATCGTCATGAGCGTCCATCGACTCGAAAGCTCGCACGATGCAACAGGCGCGTCGATGCGCGTACGCATCGCGGTGAGCGACAGCGGCATCGGCATCAGCGAGGAACAACTCGAACGCATCTTCGAAGGCTTTACGCAGGCCGAGGCCTCCACGTCGCGACGTTACGGCGGTTCCGGCCTCGGGCTCGTGATCAGCAAGCGGCTCGTCGCGATGATGGGCGGCCAGCTCGAAGTCGAAAGCCGTCTGGGAGAAGGCAGCCGCTTCTGGTTCGATATCACGCTCGGGGTGGAAGCGTCCGGCGCGCTATCGCATGACGAACGCGCGACGCTTCATGGAGGCGCGCGCATTCTCATCGCTGACGACAACGCGATCGCCGGCGAAATTCTCTCGCGCACGGTACGTTCGCTCGGCTGGCAGGCGGATCTCGTGACGAGTGGAAGCGATGCGGTCGAGCGTATCGGCGCGGCGGCGCGGCGCGGCGCGCCTTACGACATCGCCCTGCTCGACTGGCGCATGCCCGGACTCGACGGCCTGAGCACGGCGAAGCAGATCCGCGCGATGGACGTGAAGACCGCACCGCCGCTCGTGCTGCTCGTCACCGCCTTTGGCCGCGAAGTCCTGAGAGAAGCGCAGGACGACGGCGCCGCGCCCTTCGCGGGCTTTCTCACGAAGCCCGTGACGCCAAAGCAACTCGTCGCCGCGATTCGCGCCGCATTGCCCGGCGATATCGAAGCCGCGCAACTTCAGACGATGCCGCCTTCAGTGAAAGCGCAACGCCTCCAGGGACTTGCGCTGCTCGTGGTCGAGGACAACGAGCTCAATCGTCAAGTCGCCGAAGGGCTGTTGCTCGCGGAAGGCGCGCACGTGTCCCTCGCGCAAAGCGGTCGCGAAGGCGTCGACAGGATCGTGGCCGACGATACGCGCTTCGATGCCGTGCTGATGGACGTGCAGATGCCCGATCTCGACGGCCTCGAAGCCACGCGCCTCATTCGTGCGGATGGCCGCTTCGCCGCGCTGCCCATCATCGCGATGACGGCCAACGCATCGAGTTCGGATCGCGAGGCCTGTTTGCAGGCGGGCATGAACGATCATGTCGGCAAGCCGATCGACGTGGAGCGGCTCGTCACGGTGTTGCGCGCGCAAGCCGGACACACGCCGACGGAACCGCACACGCAGGATGCGCACGCGGAGTCGATCATCGAGCCACGCGATTCGATCGTCGCGCGTTTCGGCGGCAATATCGATCTGATCCGGAATGCGGCTGACGGCTTCGGCGCGCAGGCCGACATGCAACTGACACGGCTCGCCACCGCGCTCGCTGCGGGCGACGCGCAAGGCGCCGCATCGATGCTGCATGCGATCAAAGGCAGCGCGGGCACGATCGGCGCGGCCGCGCTCGCGAAGCTGGCCGCCACGCTCGAAAACGAGACCCACATGCTCGACACGACGCGCGCGAACCTGCCGCAAATGCGGCGATTGCTTGCATCGAGCGTCGCGCAACTCGTCGATGAGTTCGGCCGGCCGCAGGCGTCCACGGAATCGGAACAGAGCGCGCCGCCGCTCGAGGATGAAGACTGGCGCGCGCATCTGACCGCGATCATCGAACTGCTGGATGCATCGAATCTGCAGGCGATCGCGCTATCCGAGAAGCTGTCGCCGCATGCGCCGAATGGTTATCGCGAGGACTTCGCGGATTTCCTCACGCGCGTGCGTGCGCTCGACTTCGCGCACGCATCCAGAATGGCGCGCGAGATGCTCGAACAGGCCTGA
- a CDS encoding response regulator, translating to MDKADHSASAYQPRLLLVDDDPAMIRIIGEMLAEFPDQRFATTGEAALALAREATPDLILLDANLPNMTGFDVCEILKSDAKLARVPVIFVTSHDAPALEVDAFRIGAADYVIKPLVAPRLQARVRAQLSLRRRVMEAQARLHEAGVQAAPKPTGVRVLGILADDMVEAHRHALQSIGALDVVTDCEAALRLAQNKEPDAIVLDARCCNNPCEAVHALLAKLPHVPIVVLADARDVQTEQCTLDAGAADVIARPARSAVLHARVLAALDSAKKALDESRALLDSSAGARVHPFPVFARDARGG from the coding sequence ATGGATAAAGCAGACCACTCCGCTTCAGCCTATCAACCGCGCCTGTTGCTCGTCGACGACGATCCGGCCATGATCCGCATCATCGGCGAAATGCTCGCCGAATTTCCCGACCAGCGTTTTGCCACCACCGGCGAAGCCGCGCTCGCCCTGGCGCGCGAAGCGACGCCCGATCTCATTCTGCTCGATGCGAACCTGCCAAACATGACGGGCTTCGATGTCTGCGAGATCCTCAAGAGCGATGCGAAGCTCGCGCGTGTGCCGGTGATATTCGTCACCAGTCACGACGCGCCCGCGCTCGAAGTCGATGCCTTTCGCATTGGCGCGGCCGATTACGTGATCAAACCGCTCGTCGCGCCGCGCCTGCAAGCGCGCGTGCGAGCGCAACTCAGTCTGAGACGCCGCGTGATGGAAGCGCAGGCGCGTCTGCACGAGGCGGGCGTGCAAGCGGCGCCCAAGCCTACGGGCGTGCGCGTGCTGGGCATCCTCGCGGACGACATGGTCGAAGCGCATCGTCACGCGCTTCAGTCGATCGGCGCGCTCGACGTGGTGACGGACTGCGAAGCCGCGCTGCGTCTCGCGCAAAACAAGGAGCCGGACGCGATCGTGCTCGATGCGCGTTGCTGCAACAACCCTTGCGAAGCGGTGCACGCATTGCTCGCAAAGCTTCCTCACGTGCCCATCGTCGTGCTCGCGGATGCACGCGATGTCCAGACCGAGCAATGCACACTCGATGCGGGCGCGGCCGATGTCATCGCAAGGCCAGCTCGCTCCGCTGTGCTGCACGCGCGCGTGCTGGCCGCGTTGGACTCGGCGAAAAAGGCGCTGGACGAGTCGCGCGCATTGCTGGATTCATCGGCGGGCGCGCGCGTTCATCCGTTTCCGGTGTTCGCGCGTGATGCGCGCGGTGGCTGA
- a CDS encoding sigma-54 dependent transcriptional regulator produces MYGEARTLYFAGRAVSEDLAERLHARGWSIERIDPAKPLKSSKQGKRAAAGIVDLTSRGYAKEAASLTGLLASYQIGWVAAVDAEHVESPEICRLIRDFCFDYVTVPASADRLVDAVGHAYGMVSLHDTACNDPRKDDFKEGGMVGSCDAMQALYRSIRKVAMTDAPVFISGESGTGKELTAVAIHERSVRRDQPFVAINCGAIPAHLLQSELFGYERGAFTGANQRKIGRVEAADGGTLFLDEIGDLPLESQASLLRFLQERKIERLGGQGSTDVDVRIISATHVDMQTAMIEGRFRADLYHRLCVLQIDEPPLRVRGKDIELLANHMLERFRKDASRRLRGFSPCAIAALHNYGWPGNVRELINRVRRAIVMSEGRQILASDLELGEYAEAAPMTLAQAREAAERQAIEVALLRHRGRLGEAADELGISRVTLYRMLTAYGLRAKTDRPLEASGA; encoded by the coding sequence ATGTACGGGGAAGCCAGAACGCTCTATTTCGCTGGGCGCGCGGTATCGGAGGATCTGGCCGAGCGTTTGCACGCTCGGGGATGGTCCATCGAGCGCATCGATCCTGCGAAGCCGCTCAAATCCAGCAAGCAAGGCAAGCGCGCCGCCGCCGGCATCGTCGATCTGACGAGTCGTGGCTATGCGAAGGAAGCGGCCTCGCTCACCGGCTTGCTCGCGAGTTATCAGATCGGCTGGGTTGCGGCGGTCGATGCCGAACATGTCGAAAGCCCCGAGATTTGCCGGCTGATTCGCGACTTCTGTTTCGACTACGTGACGGTGCCTGCTTCAGCGGATCGTCTCGTCGATGCGGTCGGGCATGCTTACGGCATGGTTTCTCTGCACGACACGGCCTGCAACGATCCCCGCAAGGACGACTTCAAGGAAGGCGGCATGGTCGGCTCCTGCGACGCGATGCAGGCGCTGTATCGTTCGATCCGCAAAGTCGCCATGACCGATGCGCCCGTGTTCATCTCCGGCGAATCCGGCACCGGCAAGGAACTCACGGCGGTCGCAATCCACGAGCGTTCGGTGCGGCGCGATCAACCATTCGTCGCGATCAATTGCGGCGCGATTCCCGCGCACCTGCTGCAATCGGAACTCTTCGGATATGAGCGCGGCGCGTTCACCGGCGCGAATCAGCGCAAGATCGGCCGCGTCGAAGCCGCCGATGGCGGCACGCTCTTTCTCGATGAAATCGGCGATTTGCCGCTCGAAAGCCAGGCGAGCCTGTTGCGCTTTCTGCAGGAACGCAAGATCGAGCGGCTGGGCGGACAAGGTTCGACCGATGTCGACGTGCGCATCATCTCGGCGACGCACGTCGATATGCAAACCGCGATGATCGAAGGACGCTTCCGCGCGGACTTGTACCATCGTCTGTGCGTATTGCAGATCGACGAGCCGCCGCTGCGCGTGCGCGGCAAGGATATCGAGTTGCTCGCGAATCACATGCTCGAGCGCTTCAGAAAGGACGCGAGCCGGCGGCTGCGCGGCTTTTCGCCTTGTGCGATTGCGGCACTTCATAACTATGGCTGGCCCGGCAACGTGCGCGAGCTGATCAATCGTGTGCGCCGCGCGATCGTCATGTCGGAAGGCAGGCAGATTCTCGCAAGCGATCTCGAACTCGGCGAGTACGCAGAAGCCGCACCGATGACGCTCGCGCAGGCACGCGAGGCCGCCGAGCGGCAGGCCATCGAAGTGGCGCTGCTGCGCCATCGTGGACGACTCGGTGAAGCGGCGGATGAACTCGGCATCTCTCGCGTCACGCTGTATCGCATGTTGACGGCGTATGGCTTGCGCGCAAAGACGGATCGGCCGCTGGAGGCGTCGGGGGCTTAA
- a CDS encoding MATE family efflux transporter, whose translation MVSLNNNTSLVRQFSNYAVPTVLAAWVYCMHSVISGIFIARHVGADALAALNLLVPLLYLPYAFSVMIGVGGSTLVSRLLGERRERDAAEAFTQALWLLGLCGVAFALAIYFHADTFVQWTGARGELARLAKDFLHAYAPFVLFPTACYALELFLRIEGAAKFGLVCLIAGGIADVALTWWMVGQMDWGMRGAAIASGISQALACIPMLAYHFIKAQRVRPVARAFARLDHAWRMAYNGVSEFLGEIAPSVTLFAFNHAVLRWLGDTGLVAFAVVEYMTMIASVTMVALVQSMQPIVSFQRGAGNAHAVSRAFSIGISVTAGFALAAALAILTLAQPLGALFLPDSPAAQALLRDALPWCALAFLPAAINVAISGYLTAIEAPLASLIVALLRSWLLLLMMLWLLTEWLGPRGLWMTVAVTELATLAASIVLYRNRGRRFELHARPRVQASRVR comes from the coding sequence ATGGTTTCGCTCAATAACAATACTTCCCTCGTTCGTCAATTCTCGAACTATGCCGTACCTACCGTGCTCGCCGCGTGGGTCTACTGCATGCATTCGGTCATCAGCGGCATATTCATCGCGCGTCACGTCGGCGCCGATGCGCTGGCCGCGTTGAATCTGCTCGTCCCGCTGCTCTATCTGCCTTATGCGTTCAGCGTGATGATCGGTGTGGGCGGATCGACGCTCGTCTCGCGCCTGCTCGGGGAGCGGCGCGAACGCGATGCCGCCGAAGCCTTTACACAGGCGTTATGGTTGCTCGGCCTGTGCGGTGTCGCCTTCGCGCTCGCCATCTATTTCCATGCCGACACGTTCGTGCAATGGACCGGCGCACGCGGCGAACTCGCGCGTCTCGCCAAAGACTTCCTGCATGCCTATGCGCCGTTCGTGCTGTTCCCGACCGCATGCTATGCGCTCGAACTCTTCTTGCGCATCGAAGGCGCGGCGAAGTTCGGTCTCGTCTGCCTGATCGCGGGCGGCATCGCCGATGTCGCATTGACTTGGTGGATGGTGGGCCAGATGGACTGGGGCATGCGCGGCGCGGCGATCGCGTCGGGCATCAGTCAGGCGCTCGCCTGCATCCCGATGCTGGCTTATCACTTCATCAAGGCGCAACGCGTTCGTCCCGTCGCCCGTGCCTTCGCGCGCCTCGATCATGCATGGCGCATGGCCTACAACGGCGTGTCGGAATTTTTGGGTGAGATCGCGCCGAGCGTCACGCTGTTCGCGTTCAATCACGCGGTATTGCGCTGGCTCGGCGATACGGGACTCGTCGCATTCGCTGTCGTCGAATATATGACGATGATCGCATCGGTCACGATGGTCGCGCTCGTGCAAAGCATGCAGCCTATCGTGAGCTTTCAGCGTGGCGCGGGCAACGCGCACGCGGTGTCGCGCGCGTTTTCCATCGGCATATCGGTTACGGCGGGCTTTGCGCTCGCCGCCGCGTTGGCGATCCTCACGCTCGCGCAACCGCTCGGCGCGCTCTTCCTGCCCGACAGTCCCGCAGCGCAGGCACTGCTGCGCGATGCCTTGCCGTGGTGCGCGCTCGCCTTCTTGCCCGCCGCGATCAACGTCGCGATCAGCGGCTATCTGACGGCTATCGAAGCGCCGCTCGCCTCGTTGATCGTCGCCTTGCTGCGCAGTTGGCTATTGCTGTTGATGATGCTGTGGCTGCTGACCGAATGGCTCGGGCCGCGCGGCCTCTGGATGACCGTCGCTGTAACCGAACTGGCTACGCTTGCGGCGAGCATCGTGCTCTATCGAAACCGGGGCCGGCGTTTCGAACTCCATGCGCGTCCTCGCGTTCAGGCATCGCGCGTCAGATGA
- a CDS encoding acyltransferase, whose translation MEQGRVAALDAGRALAIVGVVAVHLSFQFPNLPGAVTLVARMGQYGVQLFFVISAITIFMTLETDHARCADARHVTLRFYIKRFFRIAPLYYAAIAIYGLISYGAMHSGVERAWILGAHGPMDILLNMVFLHALSPTAINNVVPGGWSIGVEMLFYLIAPLLFFLAMNRVRLLLATVLLLGLSLGVLSMSDCNGTLDCNVANNTFSYFWPPVQGPCFIIGMWAWYAFRPHLLGAADVTKSRVWLFLSLAVGFALMTGALGVWLDKAHALAPVFAACSAVAFLLFVCTRRARNHRDAMRRAPRITFIRRCAAALGRESYGIYLWHFICVYATFHFFDRAFGETDGETSLALFGATLIAVLVVSYGLSRVSDRLIQGRATRLSRRLLASIDRRFHLTRDA comes from the coding sequence ATGGAGCAAGGACGTGTTGCCGCGCTCGACGCAGGCCGGGCGCTCGCGATCGTCGGGGTCGTAGCAGTTCACCTGTCATTTCAGTTTCCCAATCTGCCCGGTGCCGTGACGCTCGTCGCGCGCATGGGCCAATACGGCGTGCAGCTATTCTTCGTGATCAGCGCGATCACGATCTTCATGACGCTCGAAACGGATCACGCGCGCTGCGCGGATGCGCGTCATGTCACGCTGCGCTTTTATATCAAGCGCTTCTTTCGCATTGCGCCGCTGTACTACGCGGCGATCGCGATCTACGGTCTCATCAGCTATGGCGCGATGCACTCGGGCGTCGAACGCGCATGGATCCTCGGCGCGCACGGTCCAATGGACATCCTGCTCAACATGGTGTTTCTGCACGCGCTGTCACCAACGGCGATCAACAACGTCGTGCCCGGCGGATGGTCGATCGGCGTGGAAATGCTGTTCTATCTGATCGCGCCGCTGCTGTTCTTCCTGGCGATGAATCGTGTGCGTCTGTTGCTGGCCACGGTCCTGCTGCTCGGACTATCGCTTGGCGTGCTGTCGATGAGCGATTGCAACGGTACGCTCGACTGCAATGTCGCCAACAACACGTTCAGCTATTTCTGGCCGCCGGTGCAGGGTCCGTGTTTCATCATCGGCATGTGGGCGTGGTATGCGTTCCGCCCGCATCTGCTCGGCGCCGCCGATGTGACGAAGTCCAGGGTATGGCTCTTTCTTTCGCTGGCCGTGGGGTTTGCGCTGATGACGGGCGCGCTCGGTGTATGGCTTGACAAGGCGCACGCGCTCGCCCCGGTGTTCGCCGCGTGCAGCGCGGTGGCATTTCTCCTGTTCGTGTGCACGCGCCGCGCCCGCAATCATCGCGATGCAATGCGTCGGGCGCCGCGCATCACGTTCATCCGACGATGCGCCGCCGCGCTCGGCCGCGAAAGTTATGGCATTTATCTCTGGCACTTCATCTGCGTCTACGCGACGTTTCATTTCTTCGACCGCGCGTTCGGGGAGACGGATGGCGAAACGTCGCTTGCGTTGTTCGGCGCGACGCTGATCGCGGTGCTCGTCGTGTCTTATGGTCTCTCGCGCGTGTCTGACCGGCTGATACAGGGGCGTGCGACGCGCCTATCCAGACGGCTGCTTGCATCGATCGATCGACGTTTTCATCTGACGCGCGATGCCTGA
- a CDS encoding alpha/beta fold hydrolase codes for MLEAGYDAPERPCIVLLHGFPELAYSWRKIMKPLADAGFYVVAPDQRGYGRTTGGAVSFDADLNEFTFPNLVRDVLGLVSALGYRRVASVIGHDFGSPVAAWCALIRPDVFASVVMMSAPFAGPPAFAFNTAKDDARLARVETASSIMDEAVRALASLDPPRKHYQWYYSGAQANDDMWHAPQGLAAFLRAYYYVKSADWAGNQPHPLASVSAEQLAMLPTYYVMNADATMAQTVAGHMPGADDIAACAWLTDRDLNVYAGEYARTGFQGGLNWYRCGTDARYAAALRMWSGRTIDVPSCFVAGASDWGYYQRPGDFEAMRVLACTDFRATHLIEGAGHWVQQEQPSTVASRILRFLRRDAPAV; via the coding sequence GTGCTGGAAGCCGGCTACGACGCGCCGGAGCGGCCCTGCATCGTGCTTCTGCACGGTTTTCCTGAACTTGCCTATAGCTGGCGCAAGATCATGAAGCCGCTTGCCGATGCGGGCTTTTATGTCGTCGCGCCGGATCAGCGAGGTTATGGACGCACGACCGGCGGCGCTGTTTCGTTCGATGCCGACCTGAACGAATTCACCTTTCCGAATCTCGTGCGCGATGTGCTGGGTCTCGTATCGGCGCTGGGTTATCGAAGGGTGGCGTCGGTGATCGGCCATGACTTCGGCTCGCCCGTGGCGGCCTGGTGCGCATTGATTCGTCCCGACGTGTTCGCGTCCGTCGTGATGATGAGCGCGCCGTTCGCCGGGCCGCCGGCATTCGCGTTCAACACCGCAAAGGACGATGCGCGGCTTGCGCGTGTCGAAACGGCTTCATCGATCATGGACGAGGCGGTCAGGGCGCTCGCATCGCTCGATCCGCCGCGCAAGCATTATCAATGGTATTACTCGGGCGCACAGGCCAACGACGACATGTGGCACGCGCCGCAAGGGCTCGCGGCGTTCCTGCGCGCGTACTACTACGTGAAGAGCGCGGACTGGGCGGGCAATCAACCGCATCCGCTTGCATCGGTGAGCGCCGAACAGCTCGCGATGCTGCCGACTTATTACGTGATGAACGCGGATGCCACGATGGCGCAGACCGTCGCTGGGCACATGCCTGGCGCGGACGACATCGCGGCATGTGCATGGCTCACCGATCGGGACTTGAACGTGTATGCGGGCGAATACGCGCGCACGGGCTTTCAGGGCGGGTTGAACTGGTATCGCTGCGGCACCGACGCGCGCTATGCGGCGGCATTGCGCATGTGGTCGGGACGCACGATCGACGTGCCGTCATGCTTCGTCGCGGGCGCGAGCGACTGGGGCTACTACCAGCGTCCGGGCGATTTCGAAGCGATGCGTGTTCTCGCCTGCACGGACTTTCGCGCAACGCATCTGATCGAAGGGGCGGGGCATTGGGTGCAACAGGAGCAGCCGAGCACGGTCGCGAGCCGCATCCTGCGGTTTTTGAGGCGGGATGCGCCCGCCGTCTAG
- a CDS encoding LysR family transcriptional regulator, whose protein sequence is METRNLKYFLAVVDAGSVTRAADVLDIAQPALSQALSRMERDLGVKLFERTRRGAQLTAAGEAIVEDIRLSVARIDAASHRARAIGAQRGGRLTIGFASAALFSLLPRAIAALREEVPNVELMLREMSNAEQASALEKGSIDIGLLHTPVAVGGRMREKLIVRERLLAVLPLSFSVGDDGKVGLKDLSNAGLVWFPGDQLPVVRAGILSAFRKAGCEANVVQDANRSLTVLACVAAGCGASLLPQSVTALQFAGVRFCDVRDGDNLPPFELSAIWPMRSRPTLADRFAALLEA, encoded by the coding sequence ATGGAGACGCGCAACCTCAAATACTTTCTGGCCGTGGTCGATGCAGGCAGCGTCACGCGCGCAGCCGACGTGCTCGATATCGCGCAGCCCGCGCTGAGCCAGGCGCTTTCACGCATGGAACGCGACCTGGGCGTGAAGCTGTTCGAGCGCACGCGCCGCGGGGCGCAATTGACAGCGGCGGGCGAGGCGATCGTCGAAGACATACGCCTGAGCGTGGCGCGCATCGATGCCGCATCGCATCGCGCGCGTGCGATCGGCGCGCAGCGCGGCGGGCGTCTGACGATCGGTTTCGCATCGGCGGCGCTCTTCAGTCTGCTGCCCCGTGCGATTGCGGCGCTGCGCGAGGAAGTGCCCAATGTCGAACTCATGCTCAGGGAAATGAGCAATGCGGAACAGGCGAGCGCGCTGGAGAAGGGCAGCATCGATATCGGTTTGCTGCATACGCCCGTCGCCGTGGGCGGGCGCATGCGCGAGAAGCTCATCGTCAGGGAGCGCCTGCTTGCGGTGCTGCCGCTATCGTTTTCTGTCGGCGATGACGGCAAGGTCGGCCTGAAGGATCTCTCGAATGCAGGGCTCGTGTGGTTTCCGGGCGATCAGCTGCCGGTGGTGCGCGCGGGCATCCTGAGTGCTTTTCGCAAGGCCGGATGCGAGGCGAATGTCGTGCAGGACGCGAATCGCTCGCTGACCGTGCTTGCGTGTGTCGCGGCAGGGTGCGGCGCATCGCTGCTGCCGCAATCGGTCACCGCGCTGCAATTCGCCGGCGTGCGCTTCTGCGATGTGCGCGACGGCGACAACCTTCCCCCCTTCGAACTCAGCGCCATATGGCCCATGCGTTCGCGTCCGACGCTCGCGGACCGCTTCGCGGCCTTGCTCGAAGCATGA